From one Lotus japonicus ecotype B-129 chromosome 3, LjGifu_v1.2 genomic stretch:
- the LOC130743511 gene encoding uncharacterized protein LOC130743511, with translation MVLQEDLQALVALGGVEEKQDGEIIGMFSMATGVLWAYQAEVKAIHKALSFCKEFSFSQVYIESDSSLAVGWVIRKENRPWALLNELNAIDWLMRDVGCLGVSHIYREANPMVDYLAKLGCDRTMPLWENLA, from the coding sequence ATGGTTCTGCAAGAGGATCTCCAAGCATTAGTGGCATTGGGGGGTGTTGAGGAAAAACAAGATGGAGAGATCATTGGTATGTTCTCTATGGCTACTGGTGTTCTATGGGCATATCAAGCTGAGGTAAAAGCCATACATAAGGCTCTTTCATTTTGTAAGGAATTCTCATTTTCACAGGTTTACATAGAAAGTGACTCATCCCTTGCTGTTGGGTGGGTAATCCGCAAAGAAAACAGACCTTGGGCTCTTTTAAATGAATTAAATGCAATTGATTGGCTTATGAGGGATGTGGGTTGCTTGGGGGTTTCACATATTTATAGAGAAGCAAATCCTATGGTGGATTACCTCGCGAAACTGGGCTGTGACAGAACCATGCCATTATGGGAGAACTTGGCTTAA